In the Drosophila gunungcola strain Sukarami unplaced genomic scaffold, Dgunungcola_SK_2 000001F, whole genome shotgun sequence genome, one interval contains:
- the LOC128261198 gene encoding LOW QUALITY PROTEIN: aspartate--tRNA ligase, mitochondrial (The sequence of the model RefSeq protein was modified relative to this genomic sequence to represent the inferred CDS: deleted 1 base in 1 codon), whose product MLLISRTLWRSHQRLQLQQQLVHSASSGGLLAEKHTRYRSTPDSLFQAQEPADCGHIMSGRYRGGGGGGGSGGRFGGRGGGGGGYGDGGGYNDFDNYRGGGGGGGGPGFNDNFGPGPGPNPFNMGGPNISGNDLMQLMSAMASNFNMNSQPPQPMRQSCGELRNHHCGLFVELSGRLIKKRVNRFAELRDRNGGACQLVVLEDKHPRVARRMNNMPENTTLTIVGLVMRRPHNSCNQTMPTGEIEVEVQDILNIHFPASGTKRAGDKRTYSTMVQQQSNLGITSTEYKIAKNENILKYFENRDLTCNDLRRDDVGKTVTLVGWIPSTKNNKFLQLKDGYGQTQLMIEDQSLSDTFLSTPEQTVIQIVGKVLGRPKANVNLKYDTGEVEVSVTSVKILNPDDAYDGPIKAKEKQQKLSIDDLEAEEAAAEASANLSSNNGESKDDGSDAAPIANSSVVAEQRVKVADTNKFADRTHNCGELSSNDINEKVVICGWLEFQRMNKFFILRDAYGQTQVLLLPRTEGLEEYIETGVPIESIVRVEGTVIPRPAATINPKMQTGHVEVEADKVVVLNPAKKNLPFEIRKFNRAGERLRLTHRYLDLRFNDMQHNLRLRSAVIMKMREYLINYLGFVEVETPTLFRRTPGGAQEFVVPTRKAGHFYSLVQSPQQFKQMLMSGGIDRYFQVARCYRDEATRPDRQPEFTQLDVELSFTSRDDIMQLIEETLRYSWPKDFPRLQTPFRRITYEEALEKYGNDKPDTRFGFLLNNVSEIVEKSGDFKEKYEDLGAYAIVVRASEAFWNGAARKHYESLGKDFKGTLFVRKFGPTKDVQDKLGKLLGEEVANEVAEKFDLEENDLLFLGIGPKVETRAMLGRIRLDYHDFLVENAKVKKPNDFRFLWVIDFPLFERNRETNQLESVHHPFTLPHSDDLDNFATSCENMENIRSQAYDLVLNGQEVGGGSIRIHDRDMQHFILEQILKIPHDHLSHLLSALESGCPPHGGIALGLDRLIAILCRARSIRDVIAFPKSLNGRDPLSNAPVPISDEEMKLYHLSVVEEEEASTNNTSHEQEDDDPDQERAPPSPMSATSDSQHPEMDVDIKAEPEEVLEKEEVETAPPPVKSPVKPPTKAAVKAAPAAEVPPPAEPVPPVAATPTRAKRTVKKKV is encoded by the exons atgttgttaATTTCCAGGACCCTTTGGCGAAGCCATCAGCgcctgcaactgcaacaacaactCGTGCACAGTGCCTCCAGCGGTGGTTTATTGGCGGAAAAGCACACTCGGTATCGGAGCACCCCGGATTCATTG TTTCAGGCGCAAGAACCGGCTGATTGTGGTCAC ATCATGAGTGGCAGATATcgcggtggcggtggtggcggcggtAGTGGCGGAAGATTCGGAGGACGAGGTGGTGGCGGTGGGGGCTATGGAGATGGCGGTGGCTACAACGACTTCGACAACTACCGGggcggcggaggcggaggaggaggacctgGCTTCAATGACAACTTCGGACCCGGTCCCGGGCCAAACCCCTTCAATA TGGGTGGTCCCAACATTTCCGGCAACGATCTGATGCAGTTGATGAGTGCCATGGCCAGCAACTTCAACATGAACTcgcagccgccgcagccgATGCGCCAGAGTTGCGGTGAGTTGCGCAATCACCACTGCGGATTATTTGTTGAGCTGTCCGGCAGGCTGATCAAGAAGCGGGTGAATCGCTTCGCGGAGCTGCGCGACCGCAACGGTGGAGCCTGCCAGCTGGTCGTTCTGGAGGACAAGCATCCAAGGGTGGCGCGGCGTATGAACAACATGCCCGAGAACACCACATTGACAATCGTGGGTCTGGTGATGCGCCGACCTCACAATTCATGCAATCAGACGATGCCCACAGGCGAGATCGAAGTGGAGGTGCAGGACATCCTAAATATTCACTTCCCGGCCAGCGGCACTAAGCGAGCTGGAGACAAACGCACATACAGCACCATGGTGCAGCAGCAGAGTAACCTTGGGATCACTAGCACCGAGTACAAGATAGCCA aGAACGAGAACATCTTAAAGTATTTTGAGAACCGCGATCTCACCTGCAACGATTTAAGGCGCGACGATGTGGGCAAGACGGTGACCCTGGTGGGTTGGATTCCCTctaccaaaaacaacaaatttctgcAGCTCAAGGATGGCTATGGCCAGACCCAACTCATGATCGAAGATCAGTCG CTCAGCGACACATTCCTGTCGACACCAGAGCAGACGGTTATCCAGATAGTGGGCAAAGTTCTGGGAAGACCCAAAGCCAACGTTAATTTG AAATACGACACTGGTGAAGTGGAGGTCAGCGTGACAAGTGTGAAGATCCTGAACCCAGACGATGCCTACGATGGTCCCATCAAGGCCAAAGAGAAGCAGCAGAAGCTATCTATCGATGATCTGGAGGCTGAAGAGGCTGCCGCCGAAGCCTCGGCCAATCTGAGCAGCAATAATGGAGAATCCAAGGATGATGGCTCAGATGCAGCTCCAATTGCCAATAGCTCCGTAGTGGCTGAGCAGCGAGTGAAGGTGGCGGATACCAACAAGTTCGCCGACCGCACACATAACTGCGGTGAACTCAGCTCGAATGATATTAACGAAAAAGTCGTTATCTGCGGCTGGCTGGAGTTCCAGCGGATGAACAAGTTCTTTATACTCCGCGATGCTTATGGACAGACTCAGGTCCTGCTCTTGCCCAGAACAGAGGGCCTTGAGGAATATATTGAAACGGGCGTGCCCATTGAGTCGATTGTGCGAGTGGAGGGTACAGTGATTCCTCGCCCAGCGGCCACCATAAACCCCAAAATGCAAACTGGCCATGTTGAGGTGGAGGCGGACAAGGTGGTTGTGCTTAATCCGGCAAAGAAAAATCTTCCATTCGAGATCCGCAAGTTCAACCGAGCTGGCGAGCGCTTGAGACTGACTCATAGGTATCTGGATCTGCGCTTCAATGATATGCAGCACAATCTTCGTCTCCGGTCGGCTGTTATAATGAAAATGCGAGAGTATCTGATCAACTATTTGGGCTTCGTTGAGGTGGAGACTCCGACCCTCTTCAGAAGAACTCCAGGCGGAGCCCAGGAGTTTGTGGTGCCCACTCGAAAAGCGGGGCACTTCTACTCACTGGTGCAGAGCCCGCAGCAATTCAAGCAGATGCTAATGTCCGGAGGAATTGACAGATACTTCCAGGTGGCTCGCTGCTACAGGGATGAAGCCACGCGTCCGGATCGTCAGCCGGAGTTCACACAACTGGATGTGGAGCTGTCCTTCACCAGCCGCGATGACATCATGCAACTGATCGAGGAGACGCTCCGTTATTCGTGGCCCAAAGATTTTCCCCGACTGCAGACACCCTTCCGCCGTATCACCTATGAAGAGGCACTGGAAAAGTACGGCAATGACAAACCGGACACCCGCTTTGGTTTCTTACTGAACAACGTCTCGGAAATCGTTGAGAAGAGCGGTGATTTCAAGGAAAAATACGAGGATCTCGGCGCCTATGCCATCGTGGTGCGGGCTAGTGAAGCCTTTTGGAATGGAGCTGCCCGCAAGCATTACGAAAGCCTGGGCAAGGACTTCAAGGGAACGCTGTTTGTGCGCAAATTCGGTCCGACGAAGGATGTGCAGGATAAGCTGGGCAAGCTGCTGGGCGAGGAAGTGGCTAACGAGGTCGCCGAGAAGTTTGATCTCGAGGAGAACGATCTGCTCTTCCTTGGCATTGGCCCGAAAGTGGAAACT CGCGCAATGCTTGGTCGCATCCGACTGGACTATCACGATTTTCTAGTCGAGAACGCCAAGGTGAAGAAGCCTAATGACTTCCGTTTCCTGTGGGTGATCGATTTCCCGCTGTTCGAGCGCAATCGTGAAACCAACCAGCTAGAGAGTGTTCACCATCCCTTCACCCTACCGCACAGCGATGATCTGGATAACTTTGCCACCAGCTGCGAAAACATGGAGAACATACGCTCCCAGGCTTACGATCTGGTACTGAACGGCCAGGAAGTCGGAGGCGGTTCCATACGTATCCACGATCGCGACATGCAACACTTTATACTGGAACAGATTCTGAAGATTCCGCACGATCATTTGTCGCACTTACTAAGCGCTTTGGAGTCTGGCTGCCCGCCTCACGGTGGCATTGCTTTGGGCTTGGATCGCCTGATAGCCATCTTGTGCCGCGCGCGATCAATTCGCGATGTGATTGCATTCCCCAAGTCACTTAATGGGCGTGATCCTCTCTCCAACGCTCCAGTTCCCATTTCCGACGAGGAGATGAAGCTCTACCACCTTTCTGTggtcgaggaggaggaggccagCACAAATAACACGTCACACGAACAGGAGGACGACGATCCCGACCAAGAGCGCGCACCGCCATCTCCAATGTCGGCGACCAGCGATTCTCAGCACCCAGAAATGGATGTGGACATCAAGGCGGAGCCTGAGGAGGTCCTTGAAAAGGAAGAAGTGGAAACCGCACCCCCACCAGTTAAATCGCCAGTCAAACCGCCAACCAAAGCGGCAGTCAAAGCAGCTCCCGCCGCCGAAGTTCCCCCGCCAGCCGAGCCCGTTCCGCCGGTGGCTGCCACGCCGACCAGAGCCAAGCGGACTGTCAAAAAGAAGGTCTAG
- the LOC128261200 gene encoding phospholipase A1 member A produces the protein MHLRFVIGWLLLASCSPKAFGKGFLNLKPVPIHEDESTTEAYSPATPSTSSTPSNRDITIGPCKWAIGRSCPDPDVKYYIYTRHNPMDRQCLHIDESLEKSNLTDSYFNPRYPTKIIIHGYNSDMFLHPLQQMREEYLAKADYNIIYVDWSVLSPGPCYISAVHNTKHAGTCTAQLVERLVETGNTDIHVIGFSLGAQVPNYIARNLSSFMLPRITGLDPAMPLFITSGRADKLDASDASYVDVIHTNALVQGKMERCGHADFYMNGGIMQPGCSGQKINSFACSHQRAPAYFLESIRSPKGFWGWACSGYISYLLGMCPPTNFLLEAGDNIRPSTRGMFMIDTNDSSPFALGKWTDLPTLGAKHPHWRTPLQRLKAPPNQGVDPLLHHIDPFGKLAANFNNLQMSPGGQDPYEHWTSFSPEQKENDDVSIDSVEEQDTVEFADLDDRQLSTQAPNVSWWDYRRNLTYGFMENNIFTVPTVE, from the exons ATGCACTTGCGGTTTGTCATCGGTTGGCTGCTTCTAG CCAGCTGCAGTCCGAAAGCATTTGGTAAGGGGTTTCTAAACCTAAAACCAGTGCCAATTCATGAGGATGAGAGTACCACAGAGGCTTATTCACCTGCCACACCATCAACTTCATCAACGCCCTCGAATAGGGACATCACAATCGGTCCTTGTAAATGGGCCATAGGTCGTAGTTGTCCCGATCCGGATGTCAAGTATTACATCTACACACGCCACAATCCGATGGACAGACAGTGCCTTCATATAGACGAGTCCCTGGAGAAGTCTAATCTGACAGACTCCTATTTCAATCCCAGATATCCCACAAAAATCATCATCCATGGCTATAATTCGGACATGTTTCTGCATCCACTGCAGCAAATGAGAGAGG AGTACCTGGCCAAGGCGGACTATAACATCATCTATGTGGACTGGAGTGTCCTGTCGCCAGGACCCTGCTACATAAGTGCGGTTCATAACACCAAACATGCTGGCACCTGCACTGCCCAGCTGGTGGAACGATTGGTGGAGACGGGTAACACAGACATCCATGTAATAGGCTTCTCGCTGGGAGCTCAGGTGCCCAACTATATAGCCCGGAATCTGAGCTCGTTCATGCTGCCAAGGATAACAGGATTGGATCCGGCAATGCCCCTTTTCATCACCTCCGGCAGGGCGGATAAACTGGATGCCAGTGATGCCAGCTATGTGGATGTGATACACACGAATGCCTTGGTCCAGGGAAAAATGGAGAGATGTGGTCACGCGGATTTCTATATGAACGGAGGTATCATGCAACCGGGTTGTAGTGGCCAGAAAATTA ACTCCTTTGCTTGCAGTCATCAGCGGGCTCCCGCCTATTTCCTGGAGTCCATCCGCTCACCGAAAGGTTTTTGGGGATGGGCCTGCAGTGGTTATATATCGTATCTCCTGGGGATGTGCCCGCCCACGAATTTCCTGCTGGAGGCTGGGGACAATATACGGCCCAGCACAAGGGGAATGTTCATGATAGACACCAATGATAGCTCTCCGTTTGCTCTGGGCAAGTGGACGGACTTGCCCACCTTGGGAGCAAAGCATCCACACTGGCGAACGCCGCTGCAGCGACTTAAGGCGCCTCCCAATCAGGGTGTGGATCCCCTCCTGCATCACATCGATCCGTTTGGAAAACTGGCAGCCAATTTCAACAACCTACAGATGTCTCCCGGTGGTCAGGATCCCTACGAGCATTGGACTAGCTTCAGTCCGGAACAGAAAGAAAACGACGATGTCAGCATCGATTCTGTGGAGGAGCAGGACACGGTGGAGTTTGCCGATTTAGATGATCGCCAGTTGAGCACGCAGGCTCCAAACGTCAGCTGGTGGGATTACAGAAGGAATCTCACATATGGATTCATGGAGAATAACATATTTACTGTGCCAACAGTGGAGTAG
- the LOC128261199 gene encoding LOW QUALITY PROTEIN: uncharacterized protein LOC128261199 (The sequence of the model RefSeq protein was modified relative to this genomic sequence to represent the inferred CDS: inserted 1 base in 1 codon), with translation MRGILQFVFLAKVIHIVGSHNVRESVAEVESDSEVESGQFFSHLYKGNLQQMVKIKNDSLDPCDDFYAHACGNFEQTMKEDPDETLPPYLYNKQDRMTFFSAQFGNFETPSGRLISQLYAECRKRGEKHVFGVSPSRSHYGRLLEEIPFLAAHKEVLSSWPFLRHQWERRHLNGQLNWIVLSAQLAAHGLPTLLRIYFALETIYVSPMENLPCPSVDDFKSSLSDVLKGRHHQVSHIIAHEMRVLCRGMRGELPMARSLISNRGTTTSKPSQEQLLLDENTIDYFQIFFAALNFSKEQLEIARKFPLDVEKISQAWDVLRQTEPRIVYNYVMWQAREQLRYPDCYKIAEEFERLLHSEYWQWHVLNSHLSREVALASYQLHTTRFQKLRRSNLSRRDWYGHLWPASVEKKELQVARILQAHAQNYINITELNETYGNLGFVNNSFXGNLLILRRAQLRHSFVSPYMDEEDVNQPAYFLRHFLHFVLLSLHRPTYHYYATQGLELWRQSRLLLDTDGRYSAMDCLEKQTFQNYDAVSAPIYRPLSSEEIGEIFHFYRSFQASYRDYHFWLQGERFAFAETLVLQFFGLDPQKVPFYAVAQQLCNRQTEIFAAQLNRGYMNMPEFQDAFKCRTEKAMNPSSRCMINMCE, from the exons atgcgcGGGATTcttcagtttgtttttctcgCTAAAGTAATCCATATAGTGGGATCCCACAATGTACGGGAATCTGTGGCGGAAGTGGAATCGGATTCGGAGGTTGAATCGGGACAGTTCTTTAGCCATCTGTATAAGGGCAATCTGCAGCAGATGGTGAAGATCAAAAACGACTCATTGGATCCGTGTGATGATTTTTATGCCCACGCTTGTGGAAATTTCGAACAAACAATGAAGGAGGATCCAGATGAGACCTTGCCACCGTATCTCTATAACAAACAGGACAGGATGACCTTCTTTTCGGCTCAATTTGGCAATTTTGAGACTCCATCTGGCAGACTGATTTCACAACTTTATGCGGAGTGTCGAAAGAGGGGCGAGAAGCATGTTTTCGGTGTAAGTCCTTCAAGATCCCATTATGGGCGTCTTCTGGAGGAGATTCCCTTCCTGGCCGCACACAAAGAGGTGCTCTCTTCTTGGCCATTTCTCAGACATCAATGGGAGCGAAGGCATCTTAATGGGCAGCTTAATTGGATAGTTCTGTCAGCCCAACTGGCAGCTCATGGCTTACCCACTCTACTCCGTATTTATTTTGCCCTGGAAACGATCTACGTGAGTCCAATGGAGAATCTGCCCTGTCCCAGtgtggatgattttaaatcaaGCCTCTCGGATGTTTTAAAGGGTCGTCATCATCAGGTGTCACATATAATAGCCCATGAGATGAGGGTTCTTTGTCGCGGAATGAGAGGAGAACTTCCAATGGCTAGGAGTTTGATCAGCAATAGAGGTACCACCACTTCCAAACCCAGTCAGGAACAGCTCCTGCTGGATGAAAATACCATAGACTATTTTCAAATCTTTTTTGCGGCACTAAACTTCTCCAAGGAGCAGCTGGAAATAGCTCGAAAATTTCCCCTCGATGTGGAGAAGATCAGCCAGGCCTGGGATGTGCTAAGGCAAACAGAGCCCCGAATAGTTTACAACTATGTGATGTGGCAGGCCAGAGAGCAACTCCGGTATCCGGATTGCTATAAAATAGCCGAGGAATTCGAGAGGTTGTTGCATTCGGAATACTGGCAATGGCATGTCTTAAATTCCCATCTGAGTCGAGAAGTCGCTTTAGCCTCCTATCAACTGCATACAACTCGATTTCAGAAGCTGAGAAGATCCAATCTGTCCAGGAGAGATTGGTATGGTCACTTGTGGCCAGCTTCGGTGGAGAAAAAAGAGCTTCAGGTGGCACGCATCCTTCAAGCACATGCTCAAAACTATATCAATATAACTGAGCTCAATGAAACCTACGGAAATTTGGGTTTCGTTAATAACTCTT ATGGAAATCTTTTGATCCTTAGACGGGCTCAACTTCGTCATAGTTTTGTATCGCCCTATATGGACGAGGAGGATGTGAACCAGCCAGCCTATTTCCTCAGGCATTTTCTGCATTTTGTGCTGCTTTCTTTGCATCGTCCAACTTATCATTATTATGCCACCCAGGGCTTGGAACTTTGGAGGCAATCCCGACTGCTTTTGGATACCGATGGTCGCTATTCCGCCATGGATTGCCTCGAAAAACAAACTTTCCAAAATTACGATGCAGTATCAGCTCCTATTTATCGACCACTCAGTTCGGAGGAGATCGGGGAGATCTTTCACTTTTATCGTTCGTTTCAGGCCTCTTACAGGGACTATCACTTCTGGCTTCAAGGCGAAAGATTCGCCTTTGCCGAGACCTTAGTGCTGCAGTTCTTCGGATTGGATCCGCAAAAGGTGCCCTTCTATGCGGTGGCCCAACAATTGTGCAATCGGCAGACGGAGATCTTTGCCGCTCAACTGAATAGGGGATACATGAACATGCCTGAATTTCAGGACGCCTTCAAGTGCCGAACCGAGAAAGCCATGAATCCCTCATCCAGATGCATGATCAACATGTGTGAATAG
- the LOC128261814 gene encoding hydroxysteroid dehydrogenase-like protein 1 isoform X1 gives MQQVLEVSIYTLLRMAFIWQLISAAIYIVGSLTIAAFLYDNLKSLISIIKAVLEPYFQPQLPKTLIEKFGQWAVVTGATDGIGKEYARELARQGLNLVLISRTKEKLIAVTNEIESQYKVKTKWIAVDFAKGREVYNQIEKELAGIEVGILVNNVGMMYEHPETLDLVPEDLLWNLLTVNIGAVTMMTRKILPHMIGRRKGAIVNLGSSSELQPLPNMTVYAASKKFVTYFSKALELELSEHNIHVQLLMPNFVVTKMNAYADRVMQGGLFFPNAYTYARSAVFTLGKTSETNGFWTHGIQYTLMKLAPLPIRTYLGHQLFKRLRIEALEQKQKKLKLF, from the exons ATGCAGCAAGTTCTGGAAGTGAGCATATACACTCTGCTCAGGATGGCGTTTATTTGGCAGCTGATCTCCGCGGCTATCTATATAGTGGGATCCCTAACTATCGCCGCCTTTCTGTACGACAACCTAAAGTCCCTGATCAGTATCATTAAGGCTGTTCTGGAACCCTACTTCCAGCCCCAACTGCCGAAGACTCTGATCGAAAAGTTCGGCCAATGGGCAG TGGTGACGGGTGCCACCGATGGCATTGGAAAGGAATATGCCAGGGAGCTGGCTCGTCAGGGTCTCAACCTGGTGCTCATCTCGAGGACGAAGGAGAAGCTGATTGCCGTCACCAATGAGATTG AGAGCCAGTACAAAGTGAAGACCAAGTGGATCGCTGTGGATTTTGCCAAGGGTCGTGAGGTCTACAATCAGATCGAAAAAGAACTGGCAGGAATTGAGGTTGGCATTTTGG TCAACAATGTGGGCATGATGTACGAACACCCTGAAACACTTGACCTTGTGCCAGAGGACTTGCTGTGGAATCTCCTGACCGTCAATATAGGAGCCGTCACTATGATGACCCGAAAGATCCTGCCGCATATGATCGGCCGTCGGAAGGGGGCCATTGTCAATCTGGGATCCTCTTCGGAACTACAGCCCCTGCCCAATATGACTGTCTACGCGGCCAGCAAAAAGTTCGTTACGTACTTTTCCAAGGCTCTGGAACTGGAGCTTTCCGAGCACAATATCCACGTACAGCTGCTGATGCCCAACTTTGTGGTAACCAAAATGAATGCCTACGCCGATCGAGTGATGCAAGGCGGTCTGTTCTTCCCCAACGCCTATACATATGCCCGCTCCGCCGTCTTTACACTGGGAAAAACGAGTGAGACGAACGGTTTCTGGACTCATGGGATACAG TACACCTTAATGAAACTGGCACCCCTGCCGATTCGCACATACCTGGGACATCAGCTCTTCAAGCGGCTGAGAATCGAGGCCCTcgagcaaaagcaaaagaaactGAAGCTTTTTTAA
- the LOC128261814 gene encoding hydroxysteroid dehydrogenase-like protein 1 isoform X2 has product MAFIWQLISAAIYIVGSLTIAAFLYDNLKSLISIIKAVLEPYFQPQLPKTLIEKFGQWAVVTGATDGIGKEYARELARQGLNLVLISRTKEKLIAVTNEIESQYKVKTKWIAVDFAKGREVYNQIEKELAGIEVGILVNNVGMMYEHPETLDLVPEDLLWNLLTVNIGAVTMMTRKILPHMIGRRKGAIVNLGSSSELQPLPNMTVYAASKKFVTYFSKALELELSEHNIHVQLLMPNFVVTKMNAYADRVMQGGLFFPNAYTYARSAVFTLGKTSETNGFWTHGIQYTLMKLAPLPIRTYLGHQLFKRLRIEALEQKQKKLKLF; this is encoded by the exons ATGGCGTTTATTTGGCAGCTGATCTCCGCGGCTATCTATATAGTGGGATCCCTAACTATCGCCGCCTTTCTGTACGACAACCTAAAGTCCCTGATCAGTATCATTAAGGCTGTTCTGGAACCCTACTTCCAGCCCCAACTGCCGAAGACTCTGATCGAAAAGTTCGGCCAATGGGCAG TGGTGACGGGTGCCACCGATGGCATTGGAAAGGAATATGCCAGGGAGCTGGCTCGTCAGGGTCTCAACCTGGTGCTCATCTCGAGGACGAAGGAGAAGCTGATTGCCGTCACCAATGAGATTG AGAGCCAGTACAAAGTGAAGACCAAGTGGATCGCTGTGGATTTTGCCAAGGGTCGTGAGGTCTACAATCAGATCGAAAAAGAACTGGCAGGAATTGAGGTTGGCATTTTGG TCAACAATGTGGGCATGATGTACGAACACCCTGAAACACTTGACCTTGTGCCAGAGGACTTGCTGTGGAATCTCCTGACCGTCAATATAGGAGCCGTCACTATGATGACCCGAAAGATCCTGCCGCATATGATCGGCCGTCGGAAGGGGGCCATTGTCAATCTGGGATCCTCTTCGGAACTACAGCCCCTGCCCAATATGACTGTCTACGCGGCCAGCAAAAAGTTCGTTACGTACTTTTCCAAGGCTCTGGAACTGGAGCTTTCCGAGCACAATATCCACGTACAGCTGCTGATGCCCAACTTTGTGGTAACCAAAATGAATGCCTACGCCGATCGAGTGATGCAAGGCGGTCTGTTCTTCCCCAACGCCTATACATATGCCCGCTCCGCCGTCTTTACACTGGGAAAAACGAGTGAGACGAACGGTTTCTGGACTCATGGGATACAG TACACCTTAATGAAACTGGCACCCCTGCCGATTCGCACATACCTGGGACATCAGCTCTTCAAGCGGCTGAGAATCGAGGCCCTcgagcaaaagcaaaagaaactGAAGCTTTTTTAA
- the LOC128261815 gene encoding hydroxysteroid dehydrogenase-like protein 1: MFCALSTFLTFIGFYALASYLYEQLRTPYKLLKIRYFSNSRPPLKERYGDWAAVTGASDGIGKEYAKALARQNVNVVLIARNEEKLLAVAKEIADISSGVQTKIVIADFTKGSQVYDHIEKETANIPISILVNNVGTGAPTSLLKWTQEATQNIIDTNVVAVSQLSRLFFQRMKASKIKGAIVNVSSGTELQPLPYGAYYAASKAYTRSLTLALYHEAKPFGIHVQLLSPNFVVTKINSYSRQIMKGGLFIPSAAAYAQSAVDQLRDGVDETPGFLWHHIQNAVATAFTWRVRTYTATKIFNKMSDKKKQK; the protein is encoded by the exons ATGTTTTGCGCCTTATCAACGTTTCTAACATTCATTGGCTTCTATGCCCTGGCCTCTTATCTCTACGAGCAGCTAAGAACGCCCTACAAATTGCTGAAAATTCGGTATTTCAGCAATAGTAGACCCCCCCTAAAGGAACGATATGGAGATTGGGCTGCTGTCACGGGAGCCAGTGATGGCATCGGCAAGGAATATGCCAAGGCTCTGGCCCGCCAGAACGTCAATGTGGTCCTGATCGCCAGGAACGAGGAGAAACTGCTGGCGGTGGCCAAGGAAATTG CTGATATAAGTTCTGGTGTGCAGACAAAGATTGTGATTGCTGACTTCACCAAGGGCTCTCAGGTCTATGATCATATTGAAAAGGAAACGGCCAATATACCAATTTCTATACTTG TGAACAACGTGGGCACTGGTGCACCTACTTCTCTGCTGAAATGGACCCAGGAGGCAACCCAGAACATAATCGACACCAATGTGGTGGCTGTTTCGCAGCTGTCCCGCCTCTTCTTCCAGCGAATGAAGGCGTCGAAGATCAAGGGCGCTATTGTGAACGTTAGTTCCGGAACGGAGCTGCAGCCCCTGCCCTATGGAGCTTACTATGCCGCCTCGAAGGCGTATACACGCAGCTTAACCCTCGCCTTGTATCACGAGGCCAAGCCGTTTGGCATCCATGTGCAGCTGCTGTCCCCCAATTTCGTGGTCACCAAGATCAACTCATACTCCAGGCAGATCATGAAGGGCGGTCTGTTTATCCCATCGGCTGCGGCTTATGCCCAGAGTGCGGTTGATCAGCTGAGGGATGGAGTGGACGAGACACCGGGTTTCCTGTGGCACCATATCCAAAATGCCGTGGCCACCGCCTTCACGTGGCGTGTGCGTACCTATACCGCCACTAAGATCTTTAACAAAATGTCGGACAAAAAAAAGCAGAagtaa